In Setaria italica strain Yugu1 chromosome I, Setaria_italica_v2.0, whole genome shotgun sequence, the genomic window TGCATCACCAATACGTTTGCTCCTTAGATAACTCATGAGAAGAAGGGTGTTGCTTTCCGCTGATGGTTCAATCCCTGAAATCTCCATTCGGTTATACACCTCCCTTGCCATGTCAGCCCTCTTAGCATGACCAGCCCCAGAAATAAAGTAGTTGTAGCACACAAGTGGTTGGAGTTCACCCCGTTGCAACTGGCTGTCTAACAGCTCAAGAACTTCAGCATACTTATTCAATTCACACAAAGCACAGACAACTGATTGATAGAGGCTTCGGGTTGGGATGTGCCCCATATCTTGCATTTCCAGCATGAGCCTTGGCAGTATATCAACCCTCTTAATCAATATTAATGCCCGAATCAAGCTCTTGTAGGTTGACTCATAGCGATATAAGCCCACATGGCTCTTGCTGCTTGCTATCTGAGGCACTTCGCATGCCTCCTCCACATTACCACTCTTGCATAGTGCCACAAGGTACTTGGCTAAGACAGAGTCCATTGGCCAGACTTCCTGCTTGAGTGCCCTGTCTAGCAGCTCCCGCACCTTATCCAGCTTTCCCTCCTGACAAAGCATATTTGCAAACATGGCAAATGTCTGACGCCCTGGAAAGTGCCCTCCTTCCATAGCTTGCTCCAATACCAGACATGCTTCCTCTGTCTCCCCACCCCGGCACAGTGCCCTGATCAGATTATTATAGACATCCTTGTTTGGGTTGATCCCAAGCTCCATTCTTGACCTATACAAATGCATGGCCACTTCAACAAGACCAGCCTTGCAAAAGAAGCAAAGCGCAGCATTCATGGTGGATCTGCCAGGAGCAATGCCCTCCTCCATCATTTCCACGAGCAAGTCATACACTTCGCCAAGTCTGTTACAGCGAAGCAAGCGATAAACAAGCTTGTCATACCGCTGCCCATCAGGGATATACCCTTCAGTTTCCTTCTTATCAGCAATGAACTTCAACGTAGTATCAAGCCTTCCAGCCTCAATGAGGCCATGGATCCACGCACCATACACATCACAGGATGCAAACTTATCAACGATCTGGGCTGCCTCAGCAAAACGTCGACGGCGGCAGAACTCAGTGATGATGGAGCCAGCAGCGGGGCCACGGGATGCTTCAGCAAACGGCAGGGTGTCAAGGAGAGCCACGGCATCGTCGAGGCGGGCACGGCGGCAGAGACTCTTGATGAGGATGCATGTAGTGACAGGGCTGGCGGCAAGGTTGCGGGCGAAGGAGTCGGCAAGGTCGTGGAGCGAAGCATCGACGAGGGAGTTGAGGAGGATCCGCGATGAgacggcgtcgaggtcgaggcCGCGGAAGCGCATGTGGCCGAGGACGCTGAGCCCGCGCTGCGGGTCGCCAGCGACGGCGTAGCCGATGACGAGAGTGTCGTGGAAGCGCAGGtgcccggcggccgcggtggtgtCGGAGAAGAGGCGGAGCCAGTTGACGAGGACGGCGTTGCGGCGCGCGCGGGAGAGGAGGCGGAAGACGGCGTGGTAGACGGCTCGCGTGTGGCGGTAGCGCGGCCGGCGCCCCGACCAGTCGAAGAACTTGaggcggagcagcagcagcgcgtcgCCTTCGGGGAGCCTCCGCGGGGCGTGGCGGAGCACGGCGAGGACGAGCTGCTCCGAGAGCGGGAGCGCCTCGAGCGCGGCCGTCTCATCGGACGCGAGCGCCTCGTAGATCGCGTCGAGCGCCTTGAGCGGCGCGGCCACGGGGCCGGAGGCCTCGACGAACCAGTCGCGGAAGGAGGTGGCGATGGCGGACGAGGCCGCGGCTACGGAGCCGGCTTCCTCGGGGCGCGGCGGAAGCAGCGGAGAGAgctccgggagcggcggcggcggcgcgcggggaggaggcgcggaggCGGACGCCGAGAAGGTGTTCGAGAGAATGGCGAGGAGggggcgggagaggaggaggcggcggcgggagcggcgggagaGCGGGGCGAGGAGGGCACGGGGCATGGCGAGCCGGGCCTCGCGGCGGGCTGCTGTCAGTGGCGTGGGCGTGGCCGCCGGCAgcagtggcggccggcggcggcaggtggcatctgtggggtggtggtggacgggcggggcggcggtgtGGGTCGGCTCAGCTAGGATGAATTCTCTTCGGCTGCGGCAGGGGTATACTACCTTGGTGGGTTGGGTCATCATAGTCATGCTGGCGTGATATGGGCcgtgtgtttgtttgtttggCTCGGACTCCGGccctttctctctctgtttttttttacttttatttatttattacttGATCGATTGATAATACAGTAAAACCTTTTTCACCTGGCCTATGCTGATGTGCACGGCGAAGATTTAGACGGAACATGTGCGGCTAAACGGACCAAGGTACTCAGCTTGTAAGTAATTTCAAATACATTTTGTATTTCCTAGATGAGGGGAAACGATCATTTCGCAATCATTTGCATTCGGTtccttagaaaaaaaaaatcttttgcaCTCGGATCATCTTTGCGCTCTTTTCCCCCAATCCTGCTAACAACTTGACGTATAGCAACACGCAATAAATGGGCCACGATCAGTACAAAGAAGACACAAGCGATGCCCCCTCTAGTGGCCAAGTTGGACACCCCTAGCTCTACCACCCCCCACTCTATTTCCGGCATTTGAATCCTGCTTGACTCCTTAGGGTGAACAATGCTAATTTTTTCCCCCGAAAAATAAGGATTTGTCAGCCTCTCCCAAATTGTTATTTTCAGAGTATATTATATATTAGTATCGTCAATTTATCATCTTTCATATGGTTGGAAAATTATTTGAGAAGTCATAAGCTTGGAACTCAGGTCCAAGTGAGAGCGACGAGGCTAACAATTTATTTACAATTGCCATATATCATGTAGCAGTGATGTAGAGCTACTAGCCAGCTTGGCTTGACTATTAGATTGGCAAAGAGGATGAATGTGTGGAAGATAAAATCACTTGATGAAAGCATGGGCTTACCATGCGTTGTTTATATCTTTGCCAGATGCACgtcactttttttaaaaaaactcgacctgcgTAAGACAGTCCTGAGTTttttcaaagaagaagatcttcTCACGTAGGTTGAGAAAACTTCCGAATAACCCTTATGAGACTACCACTGGGCTGGTGACCATTGCAACTATCCTAGATAGGAAGGTCTAAACCAACTATAGCTACGACTTTGGCGGACCTTGACTTGTGTTTTGGTTACGGTGACAGAGAAGAAAAGACCTGATCGATGGAAGAAATAAGAAGATAAGAGCTCTTTGGGCTGCACAACCGATGGGCTTTGGGCTTTGCTGTGCTACTCAGCTGCAGCCGATGATGAGCTTTGCTGTTCTGGTTCAGCTGCAGCCGCAGCAATAGCTTAAGCGAGCAGGACAGCGGGGGAATCTTTGTTCACATCGAACTCTTGTTTTGACGCATGTTTTAATGCATGATggtggcggcaggcggcgcgAAGGGAGTAGTCGTAGTAGCAGGAATGACGGTGGCGCCGTCGGTGGCAGCAGCCACGAGCACGGGGGCCGCCTGCTCCTGCCCGCAGCCAGGATGCGCGAGCATCAGAGTGAGGAGCAGGGTGGCCTTCCCTCCCCCTGATGACGAGGCCTCCCCCCCTCCCACTATGACTACTCCCTTCGCGCCACCTGCCGCCACCGTCGGGCAGGAGCAGGCCTTGCTGGTGGGGGCTGCGGGGCGCCTGTTGTCTGCCtctgcaccaccgccaccggtgGCTGATGTTGCTGGCGAGCTCGCTCAGCGACGTGTTCCCACCTGCCAAAGAGCTTCGGAGATCTCCCTAAGGTACTCGGGGACAAGGTGATTGAGTGCATCAAGTCAACCATCACGAAATGCATCCTGCTACAAATAGTCGCGCGCCCTACTTTGGACTCAGAAGATACTCATCAGTGTGCGCGCGAGAGAGAAACAAGCAGTGAAGTGACGGATGGAGAGGGGCACGGGCCCCCCTGACCCTCTGCAGCATCCGCCCCTGCCCCTGGTGGCCTGGGCCTCTCCTGGCAGGCTGGCACCCCCTGGTAGCCTGTGTGCCTGTCAGCCTGTCACCAGTCACCCCTGGTGAGCTGGCCCAATAAAAAATTAGAAGTCCCTCTGAGGTGTCCTGGTCCTGGAATAGTCCGCCCCAGGTAGCAGATTGCTAAATAGGCGCATCAGGTCAAATCATATCCCGCCCCTGGTAGCAGTTTCTTGTTCCTAGCTCGCGCCACCAGGCGAATCGTATTCCACCGCCGCCAATCAAAAAAGCAAATAGGCACATCAGGTCATCCATCATCAGGACATGAGCACGGAGCACCAGAGTACGAGGACAAGGATGAATGGATGATGCCAATTTCCATGATGGATCCGAGCCATgcgcagcaggccagcagcgtCTCCGGACTGTGGTTCATTTTTTGAGCTTGCATGTTTTAACGCATTTTTGAGCTGCCTTTAAGCAGCTTACAGTGATATTCTGTACCGATTGTTGTCATAGAATGGGTCTGTGTGTTTCAGGAAAGGAAGCTGTGTATAAAATTGCTTCATCcaatgtgattttttttatgatgATTTGATGAAGTGAAGCTAGTTCCCCAACctcaaattgaaaaaaaaaagtctaaGCCTTTCAAACTTTTCAGCCTGCAATCTTTGACTCTAGGCTTTTGTGATTATTTTCAGACTGTGGGATGTATTGTGATCATGTACTGATCTTTGGAAATTTGGCCTGACCACCTGAGTGCCTCATCACTATATTCCCACTCCTGAATGCTACGTAGAACTTCAAGTAACTGTGCTTATTCTAGCATTCCCTCAATATTGTTGAGTTAGGTGACAGCTCACAAATTGCTGTTCGATTGCTTGATCTTTCTAGCATCAATAGTGTAGAAATCCCTGTTAAGCATTGTTCTTTTTGACTGGAAATATGTCAGTGCCTCTATTTTCACTAGTTAGTTCTGAACAAACATAGTGCAGGGAGCTATGATTCTTGCTACGTATTCACAATCTGTGAGGAAACTGCACCGCATACTTTTATTCTGCACATTTAGCTATCATTTTATGTAAATCTGACTAGAGCCTTGATTACTGATGCTTCATCTGCCTCTTTTCTTAGGTACTACGGGCACATGGACGTTACTGTGACGTTTTCTGCATTTGTTATTGCAATATCATTGCTATTACAAAGAGGAAATCCTCGTTTTGCTCAGCTAACTAGTTCAGTTTTTGGGTTATTTTACTGCAGCTATCTTCCTTCTTTCTGGGTTAAGCTTCGCTCGGGACTAGCTGCCCCGGCCTTGAATACAAGTATGTTTCTCTGTTACGTTGCCCTTTTACTTTCTGCCCCTACATCTTTTTGTTGTCAGTTCTCGTGCCATTTAGTTTGCTATTGTTGATAAACAACATGTGTATCAAATATATTGGACTGTGTCTATCAAATTTGCCTTTCAGTTGTCTTAATTAGTTACAAGGACAAATAAAAAATAGTTACAAGGATATTTTATTGTTAAAGTTCTTACATGGTCAAGTGGTTCTAGTATCTATATTTCTTTGCTAACTGTAGGATCCCTGTACTAATACAGTGTGTTCTGCCAGGAATTGCATACAGTTGGCCAATTCTTCTTGGTGGACAAGCTCACTGGACAGTTGGACTTGTAGCAACCTTGATTGCTATTAGTAGCATCATTGCTGCAGACACTTCAGCTTTCCTTTGTGGAAGGGTACACTCTTTAATTactatt contains:
- the LOC101758557 gene encoding pentatricopeptide repeat-containing protein At1g71210, mitochondrial: MTMMTQPTKVVYPCRSRREFILAEPTHTAAPPVHHHPTDATCRRRPPLLPAATPTPLTAARREARLAMPRALLAPLSRRSRRRLLLSRPLLAILSNTFSASASAPPPRAPPPPLPELSPLLPPRPEEAGSVAAASSAIATSFRDWFVEASGPVAAPLKALDAIYEALASDETAALEALPLSEQLVLAVLRHAPRRLPEGDALLLLRLKFFDWSGRRPRYRHTRAVYHAVFRLLSRARRNAVLVNWLRLFSDTTAAAGHLRFHDTLVIGYAVAGDPQRGLSVLGHMRFRGLDLDAVSSRILLNSLVDASLHDLADSFARNLAASPVTTCILIKSLCRRARLDDAVALLDTLPFAEASRGPAAGSIITEFCRRRRFAEAAQIVDKFASCDVYGAWIHGLIEAGRLDTTLKFIADKKETEGYIPDGQRYDKLVYRLLRCNRLGEVYDLLVEMMEEGIAPGRSTMNAALCFFCKAGLVEVAMHLYRSRMELGINPNKDVYNNLIRALCRGGETEEACLVLEQAMEGGHFPGRQTFAMFANMLCQEGKLDKVRELLDRALKQEVWPMDSVLAKYLVALCKSGNVEEACEVPQIASSKSHVGLYRYESTYKSLIRALILIKRVDILPRLMLEMQDMGHIPTRSLYQSVVCALCELNKYAEVLELLDSQLQRGELQPLVCYNYFISGAGHAKRADMAREVYNRMEISGIEPSAESNTLLLMSYLRSKRIGDALNFFNLIRGKKPPGTKLYNVFISGLCEAQKPEQAMVFWREARDNGVIPSISCYEHLVLLLCSVRDYDSVIKVIDDFRETGRPVSAFLCNVLLLHTLMGSSLLKALLRSRDKSKPLEVKGEEIQGREAGRLLIGDLITSFARGINNMNDLEHLGEEMEKYFPVDTYTYNMLLRGLSMAGRMDSACNLYERMCRKGYQPNRWTFDIMVHGFCKNGDRNEAERWMDAMYRNGFYPTWYTMRLYNSASLRAHDQKIISFV